In the Flagellimonas sp. MMG031 genome, one interval contains:
- a CDS encoding mercuric transporter MerT family protein → MKTISKMVLGSSLVAALLPLMCCFLPALLSVGAGLGFLGGSFEWVHPAQPFLTTFSVGALGFAHFKNFKSSKKCSGGESCQNDKSKRTINTWFMWTFTLLILALMILNYWYEL, encoded by the coding sequence ATGAAGACTATTTCCAAAATGGTATTGGGAAGCAGCTTGGTTGCCGCCCTTCTTCCCTTGATGTGCTGTTTTTTGCCTGCTCTGCTATCGGTCGGCGCGGGATTGGGTTTCTTGGGCGGAAGTTTTGAATGGGTACATCCTGCCCAACCCTTTCTGACCACATTTTCGGTCGGAGCCCTTGGGTTTGCCCATTTTAAGAATTTTAAAAGTTCAAAAAAATGTAGTGGAGGGGAATCCTGCCAAAACGACAAAAGTAAACGTACCATCAATACTTGGTTTATGTGGACATTTACCTTGCTGATTCTTGCTCTTATGATTTTAAACTACTGGTATGAACTTTAG
- a CDS encoding metal-sensitive transcriptional regulator — protein MIPRDLSKDIKKRLQSINGQIGGLIKMLDEDTDPEKILIQFKAAQKGLDKAHFLLLDEVYRKALAIKISETVEACPGNCGNEGRIEFIRKQFPDLELDSLTEKMREIDALKAKLENHKNA, from the coding sequence ATGATACCACGAGATTTAAGCAAGGACATAAAAAAGAGGTTGCAAAGTATCAATGGGCAAATTGGTGGCCTCATTAAAATGCTCGATGAAGATACAGACCCAGAGAAGATTTTAATACAGTTCAAGGCAGCACAGAAAGGATTGGATAAAGCTCATTTTCTGTTACTGGACGAAGTTTATCGAAAAGCTTTGGCCATAAAAATATCTGAAACTGTCGAAGCCTGCCCTGGAAACTGTGGCAATGAAGGCCGTATCGAATTTATAAGAAAACAGTTTCCAGATTTGGAATTGGACAGCCTAACGGAAAAGATGAGGGAGATAGATGCACTAAAGGCCAAGCTCGAAAACCACAAAAATGCTTGA
- a CDS encoding pyridoxamine 5'-phosphate oxidase family protein → MTDLTTSAIERVLRNNYLGHLAYLWQGKPYLIPITYYFDPADNTIISYTSDGHKINAMRNNNSVTVQVEEIQSMFNWESAMVHGTFEELEGNIAKQKLHLFTEGVKSIIRRKERREVEFINEFSSKLYERGNPIVYQVKILEISGKRRET, encoded by the coding sequence ATGACAGATTTAACAACTAGTGCGATTGAGCGCGTCCTCAGAAACAATTACCTCGGCCACTTGGCCTATCTATGGCAAGGGAAGCCTTATTTGATTCCCATCACCTATTATTTTGATCCTGCCGACAATACGATCATTAGCTATACCTCGGATGGCCATAAAATCAATGCGATGCGAAATAACAACTCGGTTACCGTACAGGTAGAAGAAATACAATCGATGTTCAATTGGGAATCGGCCATGGTGCACGGCACATTCGAAGAACTTGAGGGCAATATTGCCAAACAAAAGTTACACCTTTTTACCGAAGGCGTGAAGAGCATTATCCGTAGAAAAGAACGGAGAGAGGTTGAGTTTATCAATGAATTTTCGAGCAAATTATACGAAAGGGGAAATCCGATTGTCTATCAGGTCAAAATACTTGAGATTTCAGGAAAACGACGGGAAACGTAA
- a CDS encoding MFS transporter, which translates to MNRKDKLNRIFLVLLSLFVVMLGYGILLPTLPYYTERLALKDNLDTDLINFHIGMLTSIYPLFQLLFVIVWGKLSDKYGRKPIILLGLVGFVVMNLLTGLATSLSMLYIARIIGGIFTSAVIPVSNAYLSDITSEKRRTKIMAWSGVAISSGVIFGPVLGGFLSQTNLHYTYSFGVFHLDRFSVPFILAALLGFVVLLIIIKWLKNTEIKNRIASEAVKFSFSLSNYFIILLLLSFVMQFVVTLFETVFSIYGKDELAFTTNQVGIGFMLCGSVMAVLQPVFATYGEKMLTSKQQITLGLLISGVSLVVFPFVSGELYIYVTIIIFAAGGAMVTPNLLSAVSLISKENTGRNISIQSSTNSIGQILGPVLGTWLIAGGFYYPFIIAGTTILGAMGLVYFLNRPNKGIDRPLLADQHKKG; encoded by the coding sequence ATGAATAGAAAGGACAAACTTAACAGGATATTTTTAGTGCTGTTAAGTTTATTTGTGGTAATGCTCGGGTACGGTATTTTATTGCCTACCCTGCCCTATTACACGGAAAGACTGGCTCTAAAAGACAATCTGGATACGGACCTTATCAACTTCCATATCGGAATGTTAACCAGTATTTATCCATTGTTCCAGCTCTTGTTCGTTATCGTCTGGGGCAAGCTTTCCGATAAATACGGCCGTAAACCTATAATACTATTGGGGCTTGTAGGTTTTGTCGTGATGAACTTGCTAACGGGTCTTGCCACTTCCCTGTCGATGCTATATATAGCCCGTATCATAGGGGGCATCTTTACGTCTGCGGTTATTCCTGTCAGTAATGCTTATTTAAGTGATATCACTTCAGAAAAGCGAAGGACCAAAATAATGGCCTGGTCTGGGGTCGCTATCAGTTCCGGTGTGATATTTGGCCCTGTTCTGGGGGGATTTCTGTCGCAAACGAACCTACACTATACATACTCTTTTGGAGTGTTCCACTTAGACCGTTTTTCGGTTCCCTTTATTTTGGCAGCTCTTTTGGGCTTTGTGGTATTGCTGATAATCATAAAATGGCTGAAGAATACCGAAATAAAAAATCGTATTGCTTCTGAGGCAGTCAAATTCAGTTTTTCCCTGAGTAACTATTTTATCATTTTGTTGCTCTTGTCCTTTGTGATGCAGTTCGTGGTTACCTTGTTTGAGACCGTGTTTTCAATTTATGGGAAGGATGAGTTGGCCTTTACAACCAATCAGGTGGGTATTGGTTTTATGCTTTGTGGTTCCGTTATGGCAGTTTTACAGCCTGTATTTGCGACCTATGGAGAAAAAATGCTGACCTCGAAACAGCAAATAACATTGGGGTTATTGATTTCCGGTGTTTCGCTAGTTGTCTTCCCTTTTGTGAGCGGTGAACTATACATTTATGTTACTATAATAATTTTCGCAGCAGGGGGAGCCATGGTAACACCAAACCTGCTTTCGGCAGTTTCTTTGATTTCCAAGGAAAACACGGGAAGGAATATATCCATTCAAAGTTCCACGAATAGTATCGGTCAAATTTTGGGTCCGGTATTGGGGACTTGGCTAATAGCGGGAGGGTTTTATTATCCTTTTATTATTGCCGGTACAACCATTTTGGGTGCTATGGGACTGGTTTATTTTTTGAATCGACCAAATAAAGGGATTGACAGGCCATTATTGGCCGACCAGCATAAAAAAGGGTAG
- a CDS encoding NAD(P)/FAD-dependent oxidoreductase, with protein sequence MKKYDVFVIGSGMAGMTIANKCASKGLKVGITDELPYGGTCALRGCDPKKVIIGATEVRDFAIRLKDKGIDTVPNVNWRDIMAFKQSFVDAMPPKIEKGYRHNDIDTYHSSAKFLSKNTLQLGTDTIEADKIVIATGAKPRVLDFEGGYLALSSTDFLNLKELPKSLLFIGGGYIAFEFAHIAARCGADVTIVHRGKRPLENFEQDIVVHLINATKELGIKLVLATEVSKIEKRDNHYTVKGTTDGKEMTFRTETVFNSAGRPPAIFDLELDKSGISFSKEGVAVNEYLQSASNPNVYAAGDAADSKGLPLTPVAVMEGHIVASNIIKGNTKKVSYPPMPSVVFTLPTLAAVGLTEAEAKSQKIEYQVNYNEVGNWFNAERLNVKEYAFKTIVDKEDHTILGAHLIGPNAEETINLFAIAIKTKMRINDLRTMIFSYPTLSSDIPYML encoded by the coding sequence ATGAAAAAGTACGATGTTTTTGTTATCGGTTCCGGGATGGCAGGGATGACCATTGCCAATAAATGTGCTTCCAAAGGCCTTAAGGTAGGCATTACTGACGAACTGCCCTACGGTGGAACCTGCGCGCTAAGAGGTTGCGACCCCAAAAAGGTAATCATCGGTGCGACAGAAGTAAGGGATTTTGCAATACGCTTAAAGGATAAGGGTATCGATACGGTTCCCAATGTCAATTGGCGGGATATTATGGCCTTCAAACAATCCTTTGTGGATGCAATGCCGCCCAAAATAGAAAAAGGATACAGGCATAATGATATAGACACCTATCATTCTTCGGCAAAATTTCTGTCCAAAAATACCCTACAGTTGGGAACAGATACTATCGAAGCCGACAAGATTGTGATTGCAACGGGCGCAAAACCAAGGGTACTGGATTTTGAAGGTGGGTACTTGGCACTTTCGAGTACCGATTTCCTCAATTTAAAGGAGCTACCCAAATCCCTGCTCTTTATTGGCGGAGGTTACATCGCCTTTGAATTTGCACATATCGCCGCCCGTTGTGGTGCCGATGTAACTATTGTACATAGGGGCAAACGACCTTTGGAAAACTTTGAACAGGATATTGTAGTACACTTGATAAATGCCACGAAGGAATTGGGAATAAAACTGGTTCTAGCGACCGAGGTTTCTAAAATCGAAAAGAGAGATAACCACTATACAGTTAAAGGAACTACCGACGGTAAAGAAATGACATTTAGAACGGAAACCGTTTTCAATTCGGCCGGTCGCCCGCCTGCAATTTTTGATTTGGAGCTGGACAAGTCCGGAATATCCTTTTCAAAAGAAGGGGTTGCCGTCAACGAATATCTTCAAAGCGCATCGAACCCAAATGTTTATGCGGCCGGAGATGCGGCAGATTCAAAAGGACTGCCCCTGACACCTGTTGCCGTTATGGAAGGACATATTGTAGCTTCGAATATCATCAAGGGGAACACGAAAAAAGTGAGCTATCCACCTATGCCCTCCGTAGTTTTCACTTTGCCAACATTAGCAGCCGTAGGTCTGACCGAGGCAGAGGCCAAATCACAAAAAATCGAATATCAGGTCAATTATAACGAGGTGGGCAATTGGTTCAACGCAGAGCGGTTGAATGTTAAGGAATATGCCTTTAAGACTATTGTCGATAAAGAAGATCATACGATACTGGGAGCACATTTAATTGGTCCCAACGCCGAGGAAACCATCAATTTGTTCGCAATAGCGATAAAGACCAAGATGAGGATCAACGATTTAAGGACTATGATTTTTTCTTATCCAACATTATCCTCGGATATTCCCTATATGCTTTAA
- a CDS encoding thioredoxin family protein: MKRQVEVFTANCPVCDPVVKMIKEMACDKCEVTTYDLVKQCEDKTCLDKMDEYGIKKVPAVVVNGELLECCKDSAITEVKLVEAGIGQS; this comes from the coding sequence ATGAAACGTCAAGTAGAAGTTTTTACGGCCAATTGTCCGGTCTGTGACCCAGTGGTCAAAATGATAAAGGAAATGGCCTGCGATAAATGTGAGGTAACCACATATGATTTGGTCAAGCAATGTGAAGACAAGACCTGTCTTGATAAGATGGATGAATATGGCATAAAGAAAGTTCCCGCTGTGGTAGTGAACGGTGAGCTCTTGGAATGCTGTAAGGATTCGGCTATCACCGAAGTGAAATTGGTAGAAGCGGGAATCGGACAATCCTAA
- a CDS encoding GDCCVxC domain-containing (seleno)protein → MDYERILLNSTITCPECGHTKEEEMPTTACQFFYECENCNQILRPKEGDCCVFCSYGTVVCPPIQEGSGCC, encoded by the coding sequence ATGGACTACGAGAGAATCCTTTTAAATTCAACCATTACCTGTCCCGAATGTGGACATACGAAAGAGGAGGAAATGCCAACAACGGCCTGTCAGTTTTTCTATGAATGCGAAAACTGCAATCAAATATTAAGACCAAAGGAAGGCGATTGCTGTGTCTTTTGCTCTTATGGGACGGTAGTCTGCCCACCAATACAAGAAGGCTCTGGTTGTTGTTGA
- a CDS encoding metalloregulator ArsR/SmtB family transcription factor, which produces MALELSCTRAEADQKQLMRCRETLGTNSEAISEISKILALAGNETRLKILFLLYEEGELCPCDFADILEMSVPAISQHIRKMKDVGLIVSRREGQTLYYSLVQNHNEILENVFIKIQKNKKVA; this is translated from the coding sequence ATGGCACTTGAATTAAGTTGTACACGCGCCGAGGCCGACCAAAAGCAACTAATGCGTTGTCGCGAAACCTTAGGAACAAACTCAGAGGCAATTTCCGAAATCAGCAAAATACTCGCGCTGGCCGGTAACGAAACACGGTTAAAGATATTATTCCTGTTATATGAGGAAGGTGAGCTTTGTCCCTGTGATTTTGCCGATATACTTGAAATGAGCGTGCCCGCAATTTCACAGCACATACGTAAAATGAAGGATGTGGGACTGATTGTTTCGAGACGTGAAGGGCAAACCCTGTATTATTCATTGGTCCAGAATCATAACGAAATATTGGAAAATGTGTTTATTAAAATTCAGAAAAATAAAAAGGTAGCATAA
- the merTP gene encoding mercuric transport protein MerTP — protein sequence METGKTSNKVAYAGILTAMAASICCITPVLALIAGTSGIASTFSWVEPFRPYLISSTILVLVFAWYQKLRPKTQEEIDCTCEDDTKPSFWQSKSFLLIVTVFAGLMLAFPYYSNMFYAQPSKDIVYVSQSNIVKHTFNVEGMTCAGCEAHVESEVNKLDGILSVKASYEGANTLVEYDKTKTDLAAIQKAINSTGYKVIDGENKENE from the coding sequence ATGGAAACAGGAAAAACCTCGAACAAGGTAGCCTACGCAGGAATATTGACGGCCATGGCGGCATCAATATGTTGTATAACCCCGGTTTTGGCTTTGATTGCAGGAACCAGTGGAATCGCATCCACGTTTTCTTGGGTGGAACCATTTCGGCCTTATCTTATCAGCAGCACTATACTCGTATTGGTCTTTGCCTGGTACCAGAAACTACGACCAAAAACACAGGAGGAAATTGACTGTACCTGTGAGGATGATACAAAACCCTCCTTTTGGCAATCCAAAAGCTTTCTTTTAATAGTTACGGTTTTCGCGGGATTGATGCTGGCGTTTCCATATTACTCCAATATGTTTTATGCACAGCCGAGTAAGGACATTGTCTATGTCTCGCAATCCAATATTGTAAAGCACACGTTTAATGTTGAGGGAATGACCTGCGCAGGGTGTGAAGCCCACGTAGAGAGCGAGGTCAACAAATTGGATGGCATATTATCCGTCAAGGCCAGTTACGAAGGTGCGAATACCCTAGTGGAATATGATAAGACCAAAACCGATTTGGCCGCAATCCAAAAAGCGATAAACAGCACAGGTTATAAAGTAATCGATGGTGAAAACAAAGAAAACGAGTAG
- a CDS encoding class I SAM-dependent methyltransferase, whose protein sequence is MKSDEYTKKHWEEVYTGKSDEEVSWFEGKPSTSLDIIASLDLPKDSSIIDIGGGNSNLISHLLKNGYNNLSILDISENALQRTKSKLGKSATKVQWINSDILNFEPTQDFELWHDRATFHFFTREEDILKYIDILGRSLKTGAYFILATFSTTGPKRCSGLEIAQYSPEKLKELFKVDFTLLESFEKIHKTPFKTEQNFIYNLFQKK, encoded by the coding sequence ATGAAAAGTGATGAATACACTAAAAAGCACTGGGAAGAGGTTTATACCGGAAAAAGTGATGAAGAAGTAAGTTGGTTTGAAGGGAAACCCTCGACTTCATTGGATATTATAGCTTCCCTTGACTTACCCAAAGATAGTTCAATTATTGATATTGGCGGGGGGAACTCAAACCTTATCAGTCATTTGTTGAAAAATGGCTATAACAACCTGTCCATTCTTGATATTTCAGAAAATGCACTTCAGCGTACCAAATCAAAATTAGGCAAGTCAGCCACAAAGGTGCAGTGGATAAATTCGGACATATTGAATTTTGAACCGACCCAAGACTTTGAGTTATGGCACGACCGGGCTACTTTTCATTTCTTCACACGGGAAGAAGATATCTTAAAGTATATTGACATACTAGGTCGTTCCCTTAAGACGGGAGCGTATTTTATACTGGCAACTTTTTCGACCACCGGCCCAAAAAGATGTAGTGGATTGGAGATTGCCCAATATTCTCCTGAAAAACTAAAGGAATTGTTTAAAGTAGATTTCACCCTATTGGAATCCTTTGAAAAAATTCATAAAACCCCTTTTAAAACAGAGCAAAATTTTATTTATAACCTGTTTCAGAAAAAATAA
- a CDS encoding NHL repeat-containing protein, translating into MNFRKLFIFSVFALVLLTSGCERTKEQWQFERKIILPKEARPLALAKDEEAIWFSDPDYFRLYKIDLNGKVLDSITRIQRPMNIHMDKETLYIPEFLTDTIWQYKKGKTSPLKINKRPQAPAGVSVYGDTILVADFYNHRIIVQTPNYSYTIGKQGHNEGQLYYPIDVKLKDGKVFVADAYNHRVQVFDFEGNHIVTIGQNEKINVASGITLSTNELAITDQENNRILIFDYQGKLLQILKEGIFYPTDIHFDKGRLFIANFKDNSISLYGR; encoded by the coding sequence ATGAACTTTAGAAAGTTATTCATTTTTTCGGTTTTTGCTTTGGTTCTTCTCACATCCGGTTGTGAAAGAACGAAAGAACAATGGCAGTTCGAACGGAAAATTATACTTCCCAAAGAAGCCCGCCCCTTGGCTTTGGCCAAGGACGAGGAGGCCATTTGGTTTTCAGATCCGGATTATTTCCGCTTGTATAAAATCGACCTGAATGGAAAGGTGTTGGATTCCATCACGAGGATACAACGGCCGATGAACATCCATATGGATAAGGAAACACTTTACATACCCGAATTCTTGACCGACACCATCTGGCAATATAAAAAAGGTAAAACCAGTCCGTTGAAAATCAACAAACGGCCACAGGCCCCGGCGGGTGTTTCTGTATATGGGGATACCATTCTGGTAGCCGATTTCTATAACCATCGTATCATCGTTCAGACACCAAATTATAGCTATACTATTGGAAAGCAAGGCCATAATGAGGGCCAATTGTATTATCCAATAGATGTAAAACTAAAGGATGGTAAGGTATTCGTGGCCGATGCGTACAACCATCGGGTTCAGGTCTTTGATTTTGAAGGCAATCATATTGTTACGATCGGCCAAAATGAAAAAATAAACGTGGCCTCTGGCATTACTTTGAGCACTAATGAATTAGCTATCACCGACCAAGAAAATAACCGGATATTAATTTTTGATTATCAAGGAAAGTTGCTGCAAATATTAAAGGAAGGCATTTTCTATCCAACAGATATTCACTTTGACAAGGGAAGGCTTTTCATCGCCAATTTCAAGGACAATTCTATATCCCTTTATGGCAGGTAA
- a CDS encoding di-heme oxidoredictase family protein, which yields MPKIIQFYIGLSLIALLGCENFGPEEPMEFELLDGPLDGLSVSEQQRFLAGDIAFNDDVFTVEKGLGPLFVGTSCASCHSGDGKGHPFNQLIRFGNNDLTIPSMLSFGDGRNQIQNKAIPGFEPETVPEGFPFSILVAPAVTGLGLLDAVSDADILAHADPSDENQDGISGRPHYNIPPEFTKIRNNSVPQGNNYIFRFGKKAGSYDLLHQSVSAYNQDIGITSLYDPIDPFSGLEEDPEISTQTLNDVVFYLKTLKAPIPRNQTDPDVIAGKELFESVQCAVCHTPTLTTGFSPIESLSLKEFHPYTDLLLHDMGPELDDGFTEGNVGTSEWRTPPLWGIGLSANSQGGQMFLLHDGRASSIEEAIELHGGEADNSKARYLSLTPKEKSQLIKFINSL from the coding sequence ATGCCTAAAATTATTCAATTTTACATTGGTCTGTCCTTAATCGCTCTACTTGGCTGTGAAAATTTCGGACCCGAAGAACCTATGGAGTTTGAGTTATTGGATGGGCCGTTGGATGGATTGTCCGTTAGTGAGCAACAGCGTTTTTTAGCCGGGGATATTGCCTTTAACGATGATGTTTTTACCGTTGAAAAAGGCCTTGGTCCCTTGTTTGTTGGCACCAGCTGTGCAAGTTGCCATTCAGGGGATGGAAAAGGTCACCCATTTAATCAACTTATTAGGTTTGGTAACAATGATTTGACCATACCCTCGATGTTATCCTTTGGTGATGGCAGGAACCAGATTCAAAATAAAGCCATACCGGGTTTTGAACCGGAGACCGTGCCGGAAGGCTTCCCATTTTCCATTTTGGTCGCTCCGGCGGTGACGGGATTGGGTTTGTTGGATGCTGTCTCTGATGCGGATATTTTGGCTCACGCAGACCCTTCTGATGAAAATCAGGACGGCATTAGTGGAAGGCCTCACTACAATATTCCTCCTGAATTCACCAAGATTCGGAATAATAGTGTTCCCCAGGGAAACAATTATATCTTCAGGTTTGGAAAGAAAGCGGGTAGTTATGATTTGTTGCACCAAAGCGTCAGCGCATATAACCAGGACATAGGAATTACATCCCTTTATGACCCTATAGACCCGTTCAGTGGACTTGAAGAGGATCCTGAAATAAGCACCCAGACCTTGAACGATGTCGTTTTCTACCTTAAAACCTTAAAAGCACCAATTCCCAGAAATCAAACAGACCCCGATGTAATTGCTGGGAAAGAACTCTTTGAATCTGTACAATGTGCTGTCTGTCACACACCCACGTTGACCACAGGATTTTCCCCAATTGAATCGTTATCCCTTAAGGAATTTCATCCCTACACGGATTTGTTGTTACATGACATGGGGCCTGAATTGGATGATGGATTCACCGAAGGAAATGTCGGGACTTCTGAATGGAGAACCCCACCGCTGTGGGGAATCGGTTTATCGGCCAATTCCCAAGGCGGGCAAATGTTCCTGTTACATGATGGAAGGGCTTCGAGCATTGAAGAGGCAATTGAATTGCACGGCGGTGAGGCCGATAATTCAAAAGCCCGGTATTTGTCCCTGACCCCAAAAGAAAAATCACAACTGATAAAATTCATTAATTCCCTATAG
- a CDS encoding Rieske (2Fe-2S) protein, whose protein sequence is MHRKDFIKQFGYLIAVLPASSALLSSCAGLYYASFVEEGRVLRISKGEFQQVKGGKQIERDFVVIQSDSMRYPIGIFKTQNSNYLASLMQCTHRGCELNIGGGIFNCPCHGSEFDRSGRVLEGPAEENLESFEITTDYENIYVHVR, encoded by the coding sequence GTGCATAGAAAAGATTTTATTAAACAATTTGGATATCTGATTGCAGTCCTGCCAGCTTCTTCCGCTTTGCTCAGTAGTTGCGCAGGCCTGTATTATGCTTCCTTTGTTGAAGAAGGGAGAGTGCTACGAATTTCAAAGGGTGAGTTTCAACAGGTGAAAGGGGGAAAGCAGATTGAACGTGATTTCGTAGTCATCCAGAGCGATTCCATGCGATATCCGATCGGAATATTCAAAACACAAAACAGTAATTATCTGGCCAGTTTGATGCAATGTACCCATAGGGGCTGTGAACTCAACATTGGCGGCGGCATATTCAACTGTCCATGTCATGGCAGTGAGTTCGACCGTTCAGGCAGGGTTTTAGAAGGGCCGGCCGAAGAAAACCTAGAATCATTTGAAATAACCACCGATTATGAGAATATCTATGTGCATGTCCGGTAA
- a CDS encoding phospholipase D-like domain-containing protein: MDHRYALRKRSKTALQNAVDNSKYVELVRSGEDYFLRLEMLIDRAEKEIHLQTYIFENDDTGNRIASCLKKAAQRKVKVYVLLDAYGSAALPDSFAQDLVQHGILLRFFSPLFSLNNFYIGRRMHHKIAVADEKIALIGGINIANKYHGTTGSEPWLDYAVQLNCPAAENLQKLCSDYFFKKGSSKKIPPVLHSAGRALVGILQNDWLQQKTEVCDAYTNAFIHAEKEIVIIGSYFLPGSRIAKALKKACKRGIKTTVILAGISDVPLVRRATEHLYSSFLDHHMRIYEWNKSVVHGKAAVVDNKWSTIGSFNLNSLSCYGSIEMNVEVHSVNFAKILRADFEMVISQCSEITKGSLRQRAGIFNKLGNWISYQMVRTAMLFLTFLPHLRFLKNYRL, from the coding sequence ATGGACCATCGATATGCACTTAGAAAACGTAGTAAAACAGCACTTCAAAATGCTGTTGACAATTCGAAATATGTTGAATTGGTCCGTTCGGGAGAAGACTATTTTTTAAGGCTGGAAATGTTAATCGATAGGGCAGAAAAAGAAATCCATTTACAGACCTACATTTTTGAAAACGATGACACGGGAAACCGTATAGCCTCCTGTTTAAAGAAAGCCGCTCAACGAAAAGTAAAGGTATATGTCTTATTGGATGCCTATGGTAGCGCTGCATTACCCGATAGTTTTGCCCAGGATTTGGTACAGCATGGTATTTTACTTCGTTTTTTTTCGCCTTTATTCTCCTTGAACAATTTTTATATCGGCAGGCGGATGCATCATAAAATTGCGGTCGCCGATGAAAAAATAGCGTTGATAGGCGGAATCAATATTGCCAATAAATACCACGGAACCACAGGTTCGGAACCTTGGTTGGACTATGCCGTTCAGTTGAATTGCCCGGCAGCTGAAAATCTTCAAAAACTGTGTAGCGACTATTTTTTCAAAAAAGGAAGCTCAAAAAAAATACCACCCGTGTTACATTCGGCAGGTAGGGCACTCGTGGGAATTTTACAGAACGACTGGCTACAGCAAAAAACGGAAGTCTGTGATGCCTACACGAACGCCTTCATTCATGCCGAAAAGGAAATAGTTATCATAGGCTCGTATTTTTTGCCTGGAAGCAGAATAGCAAAGGCATTGAAAAAGGCCTGTAAAAGAGGAATAAAAACAACGGTGATCTTAGCGGGCATTAGCGATGTGCCTTTGGTACGTAGGGCTACCGAACATTTGTACTCCTCTTTTCTAGACCACCATATGAGAATCTATGAGTGGAACAAATCCGTGGTACACGGTAAAGCTGCGGTAGTAGATAATAAATGGTCTACCATAGGCTCATTTAACTTGAACAGTCTTAGTTGTTATGGCAGTATTGAAATGAACGTAGAAGTTCACTCGGTCAATTTTGCCAAAATTCTTCGGGCCGACTTTGAAATGGTTATAAGCCAGTGTAGCGAAATTACAAAGGGGAGTCTAAGACAAAGAGCCGGTATATTCAATAAGTTGGGTAATTGGATTTCTTACCAAATGGTACGCACAGCCATGCTTTTTCTAACCTTTCTTCCGCATTTAAGGTTTTTGAAAAATTATAGGTTATAA
- a CDS encoding heavy metal-associated domain-containing protein, whose product MRNIFRIMMIGLFGIGTASGQITKVDQEVYGMDCAPCAYGLERGLKKMDGLQEVRVSLNDGKAYMGLAAENGLKLRSIQEEVKKNGFSAKKAEVTLIGNATKEDGQWYIETANERFSVSQDTPTALLQKLTVGTASISGTVQDEEDDNLSGQWSIVLTKIE is encoded by the coding sequence ATGAGAAATATATTTAGAATTATGATGATAGGTCTATTCGGAATTGGCACAGCATCGGGGCAAATTACCAAAGTTGACCAAGAAGTTTATGGAATGGATTGCGCCCCTTGCGCCTATGGCCTAGAGCGGGGACTGAAAAAGATGGATGGGCTTCAGGAAGTGCGTGTCAGCCTCAATGACGGAAAGGCATATATGGGATTGGCTGCCGAGAACGGACTTAAATTACGTAGCATTCAGGAAGAGGTAAAAAAGAACGGTTTTTCGGCAAAAAAAGCTGAAGTGACCCTAATTGGAAACGCAACGAAAGAAGATGGCCAATGGTACATTGAGACCGCTAATGAACGATTTTCGGTATCGCAGGATACGCCTACGGCGTTGTTACAAAAATTAACCGTTGGAACAGCAAGCATAAGCGGAACGGTGCAGGATGAGGAAGATGATAACCTCTCTGGCCAATGGTCCATCGTACTAACCAAAATCGAATAG